In Aegilops tauschii subsp. strangulata cultivar AL8/78 chromosome 3, Aet v6.0, whole genome shotgun sequence, one genomic interval encodes:
- the LOC109774507 gene encoding RGG repeats nuclear RNA binding protein C-like produces MTTLNQFDLLGDIDNDDPSHLLAAAAAAAAKKALANKTEAAPAGKAGQTVAAAKLPTKPAPLAQAARDARSGGPPSRGGFGRGEPGRGRGGDRYGQNRDFGGENTNGYLGGYGGVGSGDGAVTGGGDGERGPRPYRGGGGRRGGYRSDEFGDDSERPPQRNYERHSGTGRGQGMKRDGAGRGNWGSSTDEGLAQETNEALKIEDNAPIAEKQGEQDDAPSTAVENKDHKDGAAKEEEENEEDKVKAAPRCNLCAEIALFI; encoded by the exons ATGACGACCCTCAACCAGTTCGATCTCCTTGGGGACATCGACAACGATGACCCCTCGCATCTTCTTGCTgcggcggcggccgcggcggcaAAGAAGGCCCTGGCGAATAAGACGGAGGCAGCGCCTGCTGGAAAGGCGGGCCAGACTGTGGCTGCGGCCAAGTTGCCGACCAAACCCGCTCCCCTGGCACAGGCTG CGAGGGATGCAAGGAGCGGAGGCCCGCCATCACGTGGAGGATTTGGCCGTGGTGAACCTGGCCGCGGCAGAGGCGGCGACCGATATGGCCAGAACCGTGACTTTGGCGGTGAGAACACGAATGGCTACCTGGGAGGTTATGGTGGGGTAGGTTCTGGAGATGGCGCTGTAACTGGAGGCGGGGATGGGGAGAGAGGGCCTCGACCATACCGTGGAGGCGGAGGTAGACGTGGTGGTTACCGCAGCGATGAGTTTGGTGACGACTCTGAGAGACCACCTCAGAGAAACTATGAGCGCCACAGCGGGACTGGTCGTGGCCAagggatgaaacgtgatggtgcAGGCCGTGGGAACTGGGGATCTTCCACTGATGAAGGTCTTGCACA GGAAACTAATGAAGCTCTTAAAATTGAGGACAATGCTCCCATCGCTGAGAAGCAGGGTGAGCAGGATGATGCTCCTTCAACAGCAGTGGAGAACAAAGACCACAAGGATGGTGCTGcaaaggaggaggaagagaatGAAGAGGATAAGGTAAAGGCTGCACCAAGATGCAATTTATGTGCAGAGATTGCACTTTTTATTTAG